Below is a window of Paenibacillus bovis DNA.
TACCGGCCAAATGCTGAATCTCCAGTGTAATATGTTCAATGATATGTCCGATCCAGGTACCTTCATATAGCCGTTCTACAAAGCCGCCTGCATAGCCTCTGGAGCATGTATGAGTATCCAAGGATGGAAGAATAGAGAGCAGCGCTTCATTGAATCCAGGCAGTAGATTGGACGGGCGGTGCTCCAGCTCGCCGATATCCAGTTCGATCCACATGGTAGGCTTGAGATTATATTGATTGGGACCTGACCAATATCTGATTTTGTTTATCTGTATAAGGTTACTCATGTTGTTGTTCCTCCTCCAGGAAGGTAGTAATCAGTTCACGATTTCTGAGGTCAAAGGTATAACCGGCTGCCAGAGAATGCAGCCGAACGCCGGACAGAGTAATATTCTGGTTGTCGCCATGATTGGTAGTATCGACAAAATCGAGCTTTTTGCCATCGAATACAGTGACAGAATGCTCTCCCCATACCGTAAAACAACCACCGTCGTCAGTTACCTCAATAGCCGTATTCTCATCAATACCAATGCCCATTACCTGAGGATTGTGGGCAATTGCAGTCATTAACCGCCCAAATCGTGCACGCTGGGAAAAATGCTGGTCAATAATAACATCTTCCACAAAACAAAAGCCTGCGCCCATTTCTACGATATACTCATTCTCCGTCTCGGTCGCCGCCATAATCATATGGCAGCTCATAACAGCCGCACCTGCGCTGGTGCCACCAATCGGCATTCCTTCATGGCCCCATCGGTGACGCAGCTGCTCATAGAAAAGTGTTCCGCCCAGAATACTGGTGAGTCGTACCTGATCGCCGCCTGTTATAAATATACCGGTACACTCCTGAAGCTGATCGGTCAGACTGTCCTGCTCTGCGCCTTCGCGTGTATTCAGATGAAATAGTATAGTTTTATCACAACCAAGCGAATGGAAAAGCTCTGTATATTCTTCGCCAAGTTCCTGAGGATACTGAGTCGCTGTCGTTAGAATACCAATTACTGCTTTTGAACCACCAGCCATTTCGACAAATCGCTGAAGAATCTCTTTGGCACCCGTCTTGTCCTCTTTACCGCCTATAATCAACAAATCACCTTTCACTGGGAACCCTGCCTTTACAAGTTGGTATGTGACATGCTTTGTACGGTTGTGCTCCGATTATTACCCTTGATAGCGTTATCATAACCAAAAAATTACAGTTATTTTATGCAATAAAATATAAACTTATCGAAGCCCAAAAGTATAAATTCAAAATGATAATAGAGCCTGCTGTTAAGAGCATTTATCTGTATTTTTCAAATTTGAAAATCTGTATACTTTTCGATAGTTACTAGTTAAATAGTGTAAACGGAAGTTTGTTTTTTTGTGAACTAGTTATGGGTAGAGAGATAAGTGTAAAAAAGAAGTGTGGAAAGATGATGGTCGGATATATCTCTGTTTAAAGTTGGGTTTCGAATTGTTCATTATTGAGTCCAGGTATCCATTATCGAATTCAGAGATCCAATTTTAATTATAGATTTCACACTCTTAGTTTACGTAAAAATAATTATGTAAACTTAGAAAGTAATTTATTTTTGATCTCAAGTGTGAGTAGATAAATCATCGTTAATAAGGAAAATATCTTATTTCATCATCACTCTTTCTTTTGGCAACATTCTGTCCCACTATT
It encodes the following:
- a CDS encoding cyanophycinase, whose product is MKGDLLIIGGKEDKTGAKEILQRFVEMAGGSKAVIGILTTATQYPQELGEEYTELFHSLGCDKTILFHLNTREGAEQDSLTDQLQECTGIFITGGDQVRLTSILGGTLFYEQLRHRWGHEGMPIGGTSAGAAVMSCHMIMAATETENEYIVEMGAGFCFVEDVIIDQHFSQRARFGRLMTAIAHNPQVMGIGIDENTAIEVTDDGGCFTVWGEHSVTVFDGKKLDFVDTTNHGDNQNITLSGVRLHSLAAGYTFDLRNRELITTFLEEEQQHE